The segment cattggctctcatatcctgcttcacggtgtccagccatcgctttcttgggcgtcctgggggtcttgctccagggaccgacatatcaaggcaaatttttccgacgtaattctcaggccggcgtgcaacgtggccataccatctcaggcgactctcttgaagcttatccgctacgtcacggactccaagactacctcggataaatgtgttacgtatacggtcagcccgcgttacgccacacatccacctcagcatcttcatctccgtgacgtgaagctcttgagtgtgcctggacagtgttggccaacattcgcttccatataagagaaccggtcggattatgctcttgtatattattcccttgagcttggtaggtattctgcgatcgcagaccacacctgtgaccttacgccatttcgcccaagcagcgctgatacgggcttggacatcgtgatcgatgcctccggactcatgtagaatagatccaaggtacctgaacttttccgacttaacggctggttcaggacctatatggatagtgcaagagtccgggcttccgcaagccatgtactcggtcttcgtcacatttagtttaagaccaccgttctcaagcgtacccttccagaggttcactcttcgctctagcgtcaacctgctctcatcaatgagcgctatgtcatcggcatacatcatcagccatggaggctggtcctggatgttagccgagacagtgtccagcactatattgaacaagaaggggctaagagccgagccttggtgaacccctactgagatcggaaagggttttgtatcgccaacagcagtcctaaccattgaaacggaatcgcggtacatgtctctgatgatatcaatataggcctcagggatccctttgaatcgcaacgcccaccagatacattgacgaggcacgcagtcaaaggccttctgcagatctaggaatgcgacatgcagagctcaccttttttccctgtatgcctccatcagagttctgatggcaaagatggcgtccaaggtgcccgatcctggctgaaatccatattgacattccgagacagtacactctcggcggagcctgaggtcgatcatacgctcaaagagcttcatggtgtgactcatgatcttaacgcccctataactaccacaatcttgaacactgcccctgcctttgtatataggggtaatgtaactataacgccactgatgtggcatagtcccagtgttcaagacgcggttaaaaaggtccgtcagtatgagcacaccaagagagcccaatgatttccacgcctcgatcggaatatcgtcaggtcccaccgctttccgattcttcatgcgtcgaagacaattccgagtttcgtcaggtgttatcggTCGGTCAGGTgtctctttttaatttatgactaACATTAAACAAGAATCACCTCATATGACCCATATTTTGTCTCGTTTTTTCTTCAACATAACTAAAATAGATTGACAAGATACGTATCGACAAAAGGCAATGTGATTCGATTTCTGAGtttcaatatgtttttttaaatttgttataaacgGATCCTGTTATGATCAAAAACTTTTCAGACACAATCATTagctatattaaattattcataacttGATACGTACCTCACTTATAATCATGATATTCATACATTAATTCTGTTTGCTATGTTAATTTATGCACAGTTCTATACGTACTATCGTACAATATACCAATGTGAAgacatagtataaaataataaaatattataaagaaaaacctattttggtatatatataaaatagctttatacttttaaattaagaagacATGGTCGTaacttatattgaaatttatttattggaatTAAATCAACAAGAAGAATTCAAGTAACGTTATTAaaggatttattaatattattaaagatatataattgaaGAGATCTAGAAATTCCGGGATATAATTTGAACAGATCATCCAATATTCACTTAGAAGGTGTCCTAATAAATTTGActacagaattaaataatataatacgaaCCATAATACGAATTTTCAGGGGTTTCAGcgaattcaaatttaatccTTTTCAATATAGGCTGTGCATAATTCATCAAAGTAAACCTTTGAAACGAGATATCCAAGTATTTAGTACGCGGGTAGATTTCGGCTTGCGAATTCTGcgtatcataaatattttatggttatgaaaacttagttttataatgtgcacttaatataaagaaataaaattttcttcgtATGCCATCAGTTAcaagtgtattattttataaatttctaataattctGTAAcactcatataaatatttcgaccagtttaaaattagattatcaaagttttaataaatatcaatgaaactaaaaattttcagaTTTTACTACGCATATTTTATCAGACGAAatctcttagcattcaatggattcaccgtgctggtgccgggtccatggcGTTGCAGGAAGAAGAGCTTCAAcggtgcctgggacttgcgacccaggtgtaggtttaaggggcccctttGTAATGCGCGGTAGACGCTCACCTCCATCGTCCAAGcacctctctctacctaaccaactttgaaaagaacctactagggctgcctttaaagtacgttccaagaatgaattgatattagtttaggacaggcccaagtcttttagtaggttgtagagagattttgccgTTATACCTCACACTCCCatttctaccgcgtacaaatccacgacgaacctatttcgagtgagttcgtttgtgagctcgtaatatttattgaccttgatggcatggtctttgggggtgttggtttcccaaggaaccgcaAGCTCTATAATCACAAggcgctttaaaattcacgAATACACAAATATGTCTGTTCTGGAGGCCGaagcacaaatatcctctgggattttgtattgtttcggatacttttcagcaaccgtgatcacgggctcACGAGATGTGAAACGTCGGaattatgtactttttataataattaaatatgctcagtataatccgaaaaatattagtttcatttgaattaacactcgtgaaagtcttagatctcattattttgtaataatttgcaTCTAATCGTATATAGACAAATAAAGAAGGGTTTGAAGTAAGTAAACCAGATAGTTCTTAAatgatgtttatttaagaattttgtaGGGATGTGTTCATTAAATATGATGcattaaagttattgtttCACTTGACTAATTTTAGCACTAAAGATTCATTGCCAGCTACGCTCAGGCTCTCAGCTTCAAGAACATCTCTGAAAAAATAAagtcaatttaaaacagtGATAATGTATTAATGACATCAAAGGAAACAATATCAAACAgccaataataaaaacaaacatacaatagaaacgaatataaaaagaattatacaTACCCGATATTCTTTTctgaatgaatattattaacaacaatCTCAAGACCTCCGGAAACGTTATCGAAGTACGAAAGGTCTATTGTGTAGGCCTGTTCACGTAAATTAATCACAACCACATATACATCGCCATCGTGCCATCTGAAATCAAATCAGACCCATTTCCAATATAATACCAGTAAACatacatcaatattaaaagaaaaactaattcatttttatataaaacaattgggaaatacagatataaaaccttataaaCACTCGAATAGGACTTGTCGCTGACATTTCATCACAATCTGACATGTGAAGTGttcgataatatttttggaaagaGATTATGTTGCTATGATAAATAAgaatgtttattgaattatttgttaatctgTTTAAAACAGTGTTAAATCGCTAGTTACgtctcttataaaattaattcttaaacaaGGAtgagaaacattaaaatgaaaaaaaaaaaaaactaaactacAATCTTACCTCCTAAATGCTAGGATATCTGAGTTAAAAGCCACCGATTCGTATCTGCCATACCGAAATGCAGGTTCTGCTCtcaatttaactatttttttataaacattcaaaTGTGACCTCTCCACGTTGCGCTGTACTtcgacatttaaattttcatagcCCTCGGCGACTGGCAGCCAAGTTTTATCAGCGGAAGAAAAGCCTAAGATAGGCAAAAATAACAGAACAGTTAACCTTAATTACAACTATAAcagcttaaattttttctatttttcgttagtaattttttttccttatgctatatatttcaaattactagtaaacatttgattttcccatgataattgtttatttacctGCATTCTTTTCTGAACTCCATTGGAAGGGAGTCCGTTCGGGGTCGCGAGAGGttgatacataatttataggATCATCCGTATTACAACCGCTGGGATCAACGGTGTCTTCCCAACTAACAAAGCCATCAACCATACCAATTTCTTCGCCCTGTTAGGAAACATCACCCTTAAGgaatatcaaaatatcatatacatatgaaaaaaataaaaaaatctagttACCATATATGTCACGGCGATTCCTGGAAGTAACAACacaatcatatttataccatcTACTAACTCGGGACTGAATCTTGAAGCGACCCTGTTATTATCATGATTCCCAGcctgtaattaataattttcttattttatttttacttaaagcATAaggtttgtatatatattaacttaaccatatattattactaaaattgtaAGTGATTGAACTATTATTtactcaattaaattattttcattaactaaTTTCGACATGAGGgacagtaataaaataaaaatacctatttGGTGAtgcatgaatatttaaaaaatagagtgagaaattaatattttttagaacttTTATATCCCTCTCAAGTCATATGGAAGATTTATTTAGACTCGACAGTTTGtcatgagatttttttatgtcataatatatcctttaaataaattaaaggtcATCTCAAAAACAAACTGATGttacgaaataattaataatattgacatatttaatttattttatatatatatatatatatatataggcaaAGGTACTTACCACCCAGTTAGCTAATTTGTCCATTGGTTTAAAAGTCAGAAATTTATCCAAAGCGTACTTCATTTCAGCAGCAGTCGATTTTCCATTAACGTCAGATATAAGGACAAAATTAAATGGCATTTGAGCACCTTCCTTTTCTCCATTTCCAAAATACTTCATAGTTATTTGTGGACTCGAATACGCTTCTGTCATCATTACTCTAGTTAAACcatctttttctttatattcatCAAATACTTCCCTCCACTGGTATACCATGTCAAATGTCTCTTCCTGATCTTTTGTATAGATATGATCAAgataatcataattttgtgGGTCATGTGTACTTTGTCCACTCAAAGGCTCATCTGGGTACTTGCCACCGAACAGTTCCTTATCAACTTCGAATAAATGAGCAATTGCATCTACTCTAAAACCAGCTACACCCTTATCCAACCAAAAcctaataacatttttcatttcttcTACCACATCTGGATTACGATAATTTAAATCTGGTTGACCAATTACAAACTGGTGAAGATAGTATTTTCCTACTTCTTCCCTGTATTCCCAGGCACTTTTGCGAAAAACGCTattctgaaaaaataatttaaatattattttaacaattgctatttatatataaatttaagtttgtatATAACTTACCCAGTTATTCGGAGGATACATTACACCATTTTCATCAATTACTCCGTCCTCCCACACAAAATAGTCATAATACTTTTCATCGCCTTTCAAGGCTTCTTCAAACCAGAAACTTTCGTTACTGCTATGATTTGGTACAAAGTCGagtactattttaatatctataatataacatacaatgtttaaaattacaaagtcGAAAACTTACATTCCaagtcaaaatataattaatgtaaagtaATACCTAGTTCATTCGCCTTCTTGATTAAATTGTCAAAATCTTCCATAGTTCCATATTCATTATGAACATTGTAAAAATCGGAAATGTCATATCCAAAATCGTACATAGGAGACTGAAACATTGGAGACAACCAGGTCGCTCCAACTCCAAGTTCCTTTAGATATTCCAGTTTAGATGTTATTCcttcgaaaaaatatatatttcactgtaaaataaactttaaaaaaatatgtcaaactTTTCAAAAGTACCTTTAAGATCTCCAATACCATCACCGTCACTGTCCATAAAAGATCTGGGATAGATCTGGTAGAAAACCGTTGTTTCCCACCACTCCAATTCCCTCTCATTTTGGCATTTAGCCAAAACAAACACTACCGGCAGCAAAACTAGTGTTACCAACCTAAaggtgaaaaattattttaataaatgaatttttatacctatctatattgacaaaatatgtGTGGCTTTACCTCATGATTCGTCCTAACAAAAAAACTGTGCACGAAGAAACTTATATAGTGGTAC is part of the Danaus plexippus chromosome 2, MEX_DaPlex, whole genome shotgun sequence genome and harbors:
- the LOC116779544 gene encoding maltase A1-like codes for the protein MDSDGDGIGDLKGITSKLEYLKELGVGATWLSPMFQSPMYDFGYDISDFYNVHNEYGTMEDFDNLIKKANELDIKIVLDFVPNHSSNESFWFEEALKGDEKYYDYFVWEDGVIDENGVMYPPNNWNSVFRKSAWEYREEVGKYYLHQFVIGQPDLNYRNPDVVEEMKNVIRFWLDKGVAGFRVDAIAHLFEVDKELFGGKYPDEPLSGQSTHDPQNYDYLDHIYTKDQEETFDMVYQWREVFDEYKEKDGLTRVMMTEAYSSPQITMKYFGNGEKEGAQMPFNFVLISDVNGKSTAAEMKYALDKFLTFKPMDKLANWVAGNHDNNRVASRFSPELVDGINMIVLLLPGIAVTYMGEEIGMVDGFVSWEDTVDPSGCNTDDPINYVSTSRDPERTPFQWSSEKNAGFSSADKTWLPVAEGYENLNVEVQRNVERSHLNVYKKIVKLRAEPAFRYGRYESVAFNSDILAFRRWHDGDVYVVVINLREQAYTIDLSYFDNVSGGLEIVVNNIHSEKNIGDVLEAESLSVAGNESLVLKLVK